One Methanobrevibacter oralis DNA segment encodes these proteins:
- a CDS encoding helix-turn-helix domain-containing protein, which translates to MNETVGDRLKRLRKDFNFTQNQIADYLGFKQGQIAKLENNERKLKGSSLNKLSNLYKCSPEYIITGKGEYSKINLAFRSNNKNISLEDISEMNRIIDNLEFLSRITERLE; encoded by the coding sequence ATGAATGAAACAGTGGGTGATAGATTAAAAAGATTAAGAAAAGATTTTAATTTTACTCAAAATCAAATTGCAGATTATTTGGGTTTTAAACAAGGACAAATTGCAAAATTAGAAAATAATGAACGAAAATTAAAGGGTAGTTCTTTAAATAAGTTATCTAATTTATATAAATGCTCTCCAGAATATATTATTACAGGAAAAGGAGAATATTCCAAAATAAATTTAGCATTTAGATCTAATAATAAAAATATATCCTTAGAAGATATTTCTGAAATGAATAGAATCATTGATAATTTGGAATTTTTATCAAGAATTACAGAAAGATTAGAATAG
- a CDS encoding PaaI family thioesterase, whose protein sequence is MVSFSNINEAKEFFKNDLFASSNGIELDELSEKECLCSMTLNKNHLNAYGGVMGGVIFTLADFAFAVLSNQLHRPTVAQQVNINYLNAPKGKKLFARAVCKKDGRTTSVLNINVFDDVGRDVAQFIGTGFKLNI, encoded by the coding sequence ATGGTTAGTTTTAGTAATATAAATGAGGCAAAAGAATTTTTTAAAAATGATTTATTTGCTTCAAGTAATGGAATTGAATTAGATGAATTAAGTGAAAAGGAATGTTTATGTAGTATGACTCTAAATAAGAACCATTTAAATGCTTATGGTGGTGTGATGGGAGGTGTAATATTTACTCTTGCAGATTTTGCATTTGCAGTATTGTCTAATCAGTTACATAGGCCTACTGTTGCTCAACAAGTAAACATTAATTATTTAAATGCCCCTAAAGGCAAAAAACTCTTTGCAAGAGCAGTTTGTAAAAAAGATGGCCGAACAACATCTGTACTTAACATCAATGTATTTGATGATGTTGGAAGAGATGTTGCTCAATTTATCGGAACTGGTTTCAAGTTAAATATTTAG
- a CDS encoding AMP-binding protein, protein MSELFTELSLGKFFEKQVEKQPDHEFMVYPDRNLRFTYKEFNERVDNLAKGLLAIGIRKGDHVGIWAKNVPEWLTFMFATAKIGATIVTVNTAYQIHELEYVLKQSDMKAIAMTDRFRDINYFEIMHNLVPEMKECERGLLESENFPYLKSIIHLGQEKHRGMYNTNELLLLGMNYDDEEYQKIKDSVTQHDVINMQYTSGTEGFPKGVMLTSRNIVNDGYYIGENMNYTSNDKLLLQVPLFHCFGTVLGVMAVITHGSTLIVLEEYDPLLAISSIQKEKCTSLYGVPTMFIGMMNHPMFDMFDMSSLRTGIMAGSTCPVETMKDAIEKLNMKEITSVYGLTEASPGFTQTNASDSFEKKIHTVGRKFPNVEVKIIDPETGKEVGVGEAGEIMCRGFNVMKGYYNMPEKTAETIEEDGWLHTGDLATVDEDGYYSIVGRIKDMIIRGGENIYPREIEEFLFTNDCVQDVQVAGIPDEKYGEIVGAFIIKNEGFDDITEADIRDFCIGQIARYKVPKYVFFVDEFPLTTSGKIQKYKLGNIGLELLEKRKENGEL, encoded by the coding sequence ATGAGTGAACTATTTACAGAACTTTCATTAGGAAAATTTTTCGAAAAACAAGTTGAAAAACAGCCTGATCATGAATTCATGGTTTATCCAGATAGAAATCTTAGATTTACTTATAAAGAATTTAATGAAAGAGTTGATAATTTAGCTAAAGGGTTATTAGCTATTGGTATAAGAAAAGGTGATCATGTAGGTATATGGGCTAAAAATGTTCCTGAGTGGTTAACTTTCATGTTTGCAACTGCCAAAATTGGAGCAACAATTGTAACTGTAAATACAGCTTATCAAATTCATGAGTTAGAATATGTTTTAAAACAATCAGATATGAAAGCAATAGCTATGACTGATAGATTTAGAGATATAAACTATTTTGAAATTATGCATAATCTTGTTCCAGAAATGAAAGAATGTGAAAGGGGATTACTTGAAAGTGAAAATTTTCCATATTTAAAAAGCATTATCCACTTAGGCCAAGAGAAACACAGGGGAATGTATAATACTAATGAATTGTTATTACTTGGAATGAATTATGATGATGAGGAATATCAAAAAATAAAAGATTCTGTAACTCAACATGATGTAATTAATATGCAGTATACAAGTGGTACTGAAGGTTTTCCTAAAGGAGTAATGCTTACAAGTAGAAATATAGTAAATGATGGTTATTATATTGGAGAAAATATGAACTACACTAGTAATGATAAGCTATTATTGCAAGTACCTCTATTTCATTGTTTTGGAACAGTTTTAGGTGTTATGGCTGTAATTACTCATGGTTCTACTTTAATTGTTTTAGAAGAATATGATCCACTATTGGCAATATCATCTATTCAAAAAGAAAAATGTACTTCACTTTATGGAGTACCTACAATGTTTATTGGTATGATGAATCATCCAATGTTTGACATGTTTGACATGTCATCTCTTCGTACTGGAATTATGGCAGGGTCAACTTGTCCTGTTGAAACAATGAAAGATGCTATTGAAAAGTTAAATATGAAAGAAATTACTAGTGTTTATGGATTAACAGAAGCCTCACCGGGATTTACTCAAACTAATGCTAGTGATTCTTTTGAGAAAAAAATTCACACAGTAGGTAGGAAGTTCCCTAATGTTGAGGTAAAAATTATTGACCCTGAAACAGGCAAAGAAGTAGGTGTTGGTGAAGCTGGAGAAATCATGTGTAGAGGATTTAATGTTATGAAAGGATATTATAACATGCCTGAAAAAACTGCTGAGACTATTGAAGAAGATGGATGGTTACATACAGGAGATTTAGCTACTGTTGATGAAGATGGATATTATTCAATTGTTGGACGTATCAAAGACATGATTATTAGAGGTGGAGAAAACATTTATCCACGGGAAATTGAAGAGTTTTTATTCACTAATGACTGTGTTCAAGATGTTCAAGTAGCAGGAATTCCTGATGAAAAATATGGGGAAATTGTAGGTGCTTTTATTATTAAAAATGAAGGATTTGATGATATTACTGAAGCAGACATTCGTGATTTTTGTATTGGTCAAATTGCAAGATATAAAGTGCCTAAATATGTTTTCTTTGTTGATGAGTTTCCTCTTACAACAAGCGGTAAAATTCAAAAGTATAAACTAGGAAATATTGGTTTAGAGCTTCTTGAAAAAAGAAAAGAAAATGGTGAATTATAA
- a CDS encoding XRE family transcriptional regulator, translating to MEENKNFALKVKSIRERQQMTIEEVAEKSGVKIDVLKAIESGEIIPSLTPLTKMAKALDVRLGTFLDDAPQLGPVVVRNGKPDNVLYFSGRENNTKSSNLEFHPLGAGKIDRNMDPFIIDITYEENYELSSHEGEEFIYVLEGEIEVEYGKDKFIVKAGDSIYYDSVVPHHLHAHDEKARILAVLYTPF from the coding sequence ATGGAAGAAAATAAAAATTTTGCTTTAAAAGTTAAAAGTATCAGAGAAAGACAACAAATGACTATAGAAGAGGTTGCAGAAAAAAGTGGTGTAAAAATAGATGTTTTAAAAGCAATAGAGTCTGGAGAAATAATCCCATCACTTACTCCATTAACTAAAATGGCAAAAGCTTTAGATGTTAGACTTGGAACTTTTCTTGATGATGCACCACAATTAGGTCCTGTAGTTGTAAGAAATGGAAAACCTGACAATGTTTTATATTTTTCAGGAAGAGAAAACAATACAAAATCAAGTAATTTAGAGTTTCATCCATTAGGTGCAGGTAAAATTGATAGAAATATGGATCCTTTTATTATTGATATTACTTATGAGGAAAATTATGAATTGTCATCTCATGAAGGTGAAGAATTCATTTATGTACTTGAAGGGGAGATTGAAGTAGAATATGGAAAAGACAAATTTATTGTAAAGGCTGGAGATAGTATATATTACGATTCGGTTGTACCCCATCATTTACATGCACATGATGAAAAAGCAAGAATATTAGCTGTTTTATACACTCCATTCTAA
- a CDS encoding DapH/DapD/GlmU-related protein: MKLVNLDEFIEHFNNSSVVDMDSDIGKYSTLFSEEARKITCEINNNFHRQEEIRDLFSKLIGSEVSDDFRLFPPFYTDFGKNIHLKENVFINSDCKFQDQGGIWIGKNVLIGHGVILATLNHCENPKERQNLIPKSIHIGDDVWIGSAAVVLQGVTIGDGAIIAAGAVVTKDVKPYTIVGGVPAKYIRDVQI, encoded by the coding sequence ATGAAATTAGTTAATTTAGATGAATTCATTGAACATTTTAATAATAGTAGTGTTGTTGATATGGATTCAGATATTGGAAAATATTCAACATTATTTAGTGAAGAAGCTCGTAAAATTACATGTGAAATTAACAATAATTTCCATAGACAAGAAGAAATTCGAGACTTATTTTCTAAATTAATTGGTAGTGAAGTAAGTGATGATTTTCGTTTATTCCCACCATTTTATACTGATTTCGGTAAAAATATTCATTTAAAAGAAAATGTTTTTATAAATAGTGATTGTAAATTTCAAGACCAAGGTGGAATTTGGATTGGAAAAAATGTTTTAATAGGACATGGTGTTATTCTAGCTACTTTAAATCACTGTGAAAATCCAAAAGAAAGACAAAATCTTATTCCAAAATCTATCCATATTGGTGATGATGTATGGATTGGTTCTGCTGCTGTGGTTCTTCAAGGAGTTACCATAGGTGATGGAGCAATAATAGCTGCAGGTGCTGTTGTAACTAAAGATGTAAAACCTTATACTATTGTTGGGGGTGTACCTGCAAAATATATAAGAGATGTGCAAATTTAA
- a CDS encoding CRISPR-associated protein Cas4: MRLSKSKINTYLKCPLEFKYQYIDKITPEESIYLQIGKEVHYLAEQFIYLYQENKIEDNFLKTMYDLNKKHYPETNYHDHCYNLAKFFKETIIDKKLDVYMAEEYLMDEKHNFSGIADIVLRNPKDDTLTIIDYKTGKTRSITPYRRELCYYKMLIEELYPEENITQAGVYFTKEGDYRFLNFTDSTKKRTYCDKTEYQEYINLIDEVRFNINQGKFPPKKQFLCKYCTFSKQCQKDNIFF, from the coding sequence ATGAGATTATCTAAATCAAAAATAAACACTTATTTAAAATGTCCTCTTGAATTTAAATATCAATATATAGATAAAATAACTCCAGAAGAAAGTATTTACCTTCAAATAGGAAAAGAAGTTCATTATTTAGCAGAACAATTCATATATTTATATCAAGAAAATAAAATTGAAGATAATTTTTTAAAAACAATGTATGATTTAAATAAAAAACATTATCCAGAAACCAATTATCATGATCACTGTTATAATTTAGCTAAATTTTTTAAAGAAACAATTATAGATAAGAAATTAGATGTATATATGGCTGAGGAATACTTAATGGATGAAAAACATAATTTTAGTGGTATAGCGGACATTGTTTTGAGAAATCCAAAAGATGATACATTAACCATAATAGACTACAAAACAGGAAAAACTCGTTCAATTACTCCATATAGGCGAGAATTATGTTATTATAAAATGTTAATTGAAGAGTTATATCCTGAAGAAAATATAACTCAAGCAGGAGTGTATTTTACAAAAGAAGGGGATTATAGATTCTTAAATTTTACAGATTCAACTAAAAAGAGAACATATTGTGATAAAACTGAGTATCAAGAATATATTAATTTAATTGATGAGGTAAGATTCAATATTAATCAGGGAAAATTTCCACCTAAAAAACAATTTTTATGTAAATATTGTACTTTTTCTAAACAATGCCAAAAGGATAATATATTTTTTTAA
- a CDS encoding class I SAM-dependent methyltransferase, with amino-acid sequence MSVDTSILNNDVNTSKIDRLISPIMNKIFINCRKPGGFMGSKMIKGMNEDHLPIHKWGFEHIEVKNDDIILDVGCGGGSNVNRFSKLAKKGKIYGLDYSKTSVNESIKYNKDEIEKGQVKIVQGDISKTEFNDNAFNIVSGFETNYFWPDLEKSFKEIYRILQDDGYLFICNEMQKRDTINPMIQYFCDIMDMKMYSEEEYRKLLESIGFREIKFYSKDTHTQEEFRQYIQNTKPFEIKYMFKRMFKKEYLNYLVKETKSKNLGDLLLRIGNGEDFFYIEEDLNKIAEFIPHWFSVYAKK; translated from the coding sequence ATGTCTGTTGATACTTCGATTTTAAATAATGATGTAAATACATCTAAAATAGATAGATTGATTAGCCCTATTATGAATAAAATCTTTATTAATTGCCGTAAACCTGGTGGTTTTATGGGTTCAAAGATGATTAAAGGAATGAATGAAGATCATTTACCTATCCATAAATGGGGATTTGAACATATTGAGGTTAAAAATGATGATATAATTTTAGATGTAGGATGTGGTGGGGGAAGTAATGTAAATAGATTTTCAAAATTAGCTAAAAAAGGTAAAATTTATGGACTAGATTATAGTAAAACAAGTGTTAATGAGTCAATTAAATATAATAAAGACGAAATTGAAAAAGGACAAGTTAAAATTGTACAAGGAGACATATCAAAAACAGAATTTAATGATAATGCATTTAATATTGTTAGTGGATTTGAAACAAATTATTTTTGGCCAGATTTAGAAAAAAGTTTTAAAGAAATATATAGAATTCTACAGGATGATGGATACTTGTTTATTTGTAATGAAATGCAAAAAAGAGATACGATTAATCCAATGATTCAATATTTTTGTGACATAATGGATATGAAAATGTATTCTGAAGAAGAATATAGGAAATTATTAGAATCAATTGGTTTTAGAGAAATTAAATTTTATTCTAAAGACACACATACACAAGAAGAATTTCGACAATACATTCAAAACACTAAGCCATTTGAAATTAAATATATGTTTAAAAGGATGTTTAAAAAAGAATACTTAAATTATTTAGTTAAAGAAACTAAAAGTAAAAACTTAGGCGATTTGCTTTTAAGAATAGGAAATGGTGAAGATTTTTTTTACATTGAAGAAGATTTAAATAAGATTGCTGAATTTATACCTCATTGGTTTTCAGTTTATGCAAAAAAATAA
- a CDS encoding ABC transporter ATP-binding protein — MKTTNKNRFFYLLSFSGRYKYLSILGCILSAVAAICAMMPFYYIWKFVDAICLAFPNINNAQNLENYAIMALTFAILNLVIYFFALMSTHLSAFHNEKNMKQKAVDHIVKLPLGYFTKNSSGKLSKIIDYSTSKTEAFLAHMLPDLIGALITPIIFLIILFYVDWLLGLICLIPLLIAFSMFIPMFSSKSKNFMILYQRSLENMNAEAVEYIRGMPVTKTFQQTIFSYKNFYDSIKKYSKFVSNYTLSTQIPFTAFTVSINGFFALLIPVGILFTASVIDITFLSKLIFYIIFTPFAAVMLNKIMYVSQNWMIASDAIDKIDTILNEKPLDYTSNPQSPNNYDIEFNNVYFDYNNSQNHDDGTLKNINFKVYEGETVALVGPSGSGKSTIASLVPRFWDVNEGEITIGGVNIKNMSQEELMKNVSFVFQNIQLFKDTILNNVRMGDSSVSREKVLEVLEIAQCSDIIEKLKDGIDSEIGKKGLYLSGGEQQRIALARALLKDAPIVILDEATALADPENELKIQKSLSEITKGKTVLVIAHRLSTIQNVDRIIVINNGEIIEEGSHNELLELNGFYSSMWEEYNKSIQWKLVNEGDLND; from the coding sequence ATGAAAACAACTAATAAAAATAGATTTTTTTATCTTTTAAGCTTTTCAGGAAGATATAAATATTTAAGTATTCTTGGTTGTATCTTATCTGCAGTAGCTGCAATATGTGCCATGATGCCATTTTATTATATATGGAAATTTGTTGATGCAATTTGTTTGGCATTTCCAAATATAAATAATGCTCAAAATCTTGAAAACTATGCAATAATGGCTTTAACATTTGCAATATTAAATTTAGTAATATACTTCTTTGCTTTAATGTCAACACACTTATCTGCATTTCATAATGAAAAAAATATGAAGCAAAAAGCTGTTGATCATATTGTTAAATTACCATTAGGATACTTTACAAAAAACAGTTCTGGAAAACTCAGTAAAATTATAGATTATAGTACTTCAAAAACAGAAGCATTTTTAGCTCATATGTTACCAGACTTAATTGGTGCATTAATAACACCAATTATATTTTTAATAATATTATTCTATGTAGATTGGTTACTTGGGTTAATATGTCTAATTCCACTACTTATAGCATTTTCAATGTTTATTCCAATGTTCAGTTCAAAAAGTAAAAATTTCATGATTTTATACCAAAGATCACTTGAAAATATGAATGCAGAAGCAGTTGAATATATTAGGGGAATGCCAGTAACTAAAACATTTCAACAAACAATATTTTCATATAAAAACTTCTATGATTCAATTAAAAAATATAGTAAATTTGTATCTAACTACACATTATCTACCCAAATACCATTTACTGCATTTACAGTATCTATAAATGGATTTTTTGCACTATTAATCCCTGTAGGAATCTTATTTACAGCTTCAGTAATTGATATTACATTTTTATCAAAATTAATATTTTATATAATATTTACACCATTTGCTGCTGTAATGTTAAATAAAATCATGTATGTAAGTCAAAATTGGATGATAGCAAGTGATGCAATAGATAAAATTGACACTATATTAAATGAAAAACCGCTAGATTATACCTCTAATCCTCAATCACCAAATAACTATGATATTGAGTTTAATAATGTATATTTTGATTATAATAACTCTCAAAATCATGATGATGGAACCTTAAAGAATATTAACTTTAAAGTTTATGAAGGTGAAACTGTTGCTTTAGTTGGTCCATCTGGAAGTGGTAAATCTACAATCGCATCACTTGTTCCAAGATTTTGGGATGTAAATGAAGGCGAAATTACTATTGGTGGCGTGAACATTAAAAATATGTCCCAAGAGGAACTAATGAAAAACGTTTCATTTGTATTTCAAAATATCCAATTATTTAAAGATACCATATTAAATAATGTAAGAATGGGAGATTCATCTGTAAGTCGTGAAAAAGTCTTAGAAGTTCTTGAAATTGCCCAATGTAGCGATATAATTGAAAAATTAAAAGATGGAATTGATAGTGAAATTGGTAAAAAAGGACTTTATTTATCTGGTGGTGAACAACAAAGAATTGCTCTTGCAAGAGCTCTTTTAAAAGATGCGCCTATTGTTATTCTAGATGAAGCTACTGCATTAGCTGATCCTGAAAATGAGCTCAAAATACAAAAATCACTTTCAGAAATCACAAAAGGAAAAACAGTTCTTGTAATAGCTCATAGATTATCAACAATTCAAAATGTAGATAGGATAATTGTTATAAATAATGGTGAAATCATTGAAGAAGGTTCCCATAATGAACTATTAGAGTTAAATGGATTCTATTCATCAATGTGGGAAGAATATAACAAATCAATACAATGGAAATTAGTTAATGAAGGTGATTTAAATGATTGA
- a CDS encoding ABC transporter ATP-binding protein — protein MIDYFSKRFELTEEGSKNLVKSIIYTVLGNISLMFPVGLYIGLLYLLITPLTGGEYIEPNLGIFILAILVVLGIIFILHYRQYYFLYTTTYTESGKRRINLAESLRKLPLAFFENRDLTDLSSTIMNDCTDLEHVFSHAIPQLTGSIITLIIITIGFLTFDWRLTIALLWPVPVSFAVLLIFKSLNEKYSEKLHYEVRSSTDGIQECIESIRDLKSYNYEKKYLNKLSNKFKNLESMRIKTELALAPGVIIGQMILKLGVISVMLYGASLIVNNEVSIFVFLVYLISSAIVFTPVENALQFLAEIIASNTKIEHMKEINSLVPKESLDNYTLDGYDIEFKDVEFAYNDFKEDSTNTLNNINFTAKQGEVTALIGPSGGGKSTVSKLAAKFWDPDKGSVSLGGVDLANVDSEKILENYSIVFQDVVLFNDTVMENIRIGKKDASDEEVFEAARAAQCDEFVLKLPEGYDTIIGENGALLSGGERQRISIARAILKNAPIILLDEATSFLDVENESLIQKALSSLIQNKTVIIIAHRMRTIANADKIIVLDNGFIVEEGSPEELLENEGIFYKMVNIQNKSINWKIN, from the coding sequence ATGATTGATTACTTTTCTAAGAGATTTGAACTAACTGAAGAGGGATCTAAAAACTTAGTTAAATCTATTATTTACACAGTATTAGGAAATATAAGTTTAATGTTTCCTGTAGGTTTATATATAGGATTACTATACTTATTAATCACACCTTTAACTGGTGGAGAATATATAGAACCTAATTTAGGCATTTTTATTCTAGCAATATTAGTTGTTTTGGGAATTATATTTATTTTACACTACAGACAGTATTATTTCTTATACACCACCACATATACTGAAAGTGGAAAGAGAAGGATTAATTTAGCTGAAAGTCTTAGAAAACTTCCATTAGCTTTCTTTGAAAATAGAGACTTAACTGATTTAAGTTCAACAATTATGAATGACTGTACTGACTTAGAACATGTATTTTCACATGCAATTCCTCAATTAACAGGTTCTATAATAACCCTTATTATAATTACAATAGGATTCTTAACTTTTGATTGGAGATTAACAATTGCTCTTCTATGGCCAGTCCCTGTATCTTTTGCCGTGCTTCTTATATTTAAATCCCTTAATGAGAAATACTCTGAAAAATTACATTATGAAGTCCGTTCATCAACAGATGGAATTCAAGAATGCATTGAGTCTATTCGTGATTTAAAATCATATAATTATGAAAAAAAATATTTAAATAAATTATCTAATAAATTCAAAAATTTAGAATCAATGAGAATTAAAACTGAATTAGCATTAGCTCCTGGAGTCATTATTGGACAAATGATATTAAAATTAGGTGTCATATCAGTTATGCTTTATGGAGCAAGTTTAATTGTCAACAATGAAGTGTCCATATTCGTATTTTTAGTTTATTTGATCTCATCGGCTATCGTATTTACACCAGTTGAAAACGCATTGCAGTTTTTAGCTGAAATTATTGCTTCAAATACAAAAATTGAACATATGAAAGAAATTAATTCCCTTGTTCCAAAAGAAAGTTTAGACAATTATACCTTAGATGGATACGATATTGAATTTAAAGATGTTGAATTTGCATATAATGATTTTAAAGAAGATTCAACCAATACCTTAAATAATATTAACTTCACAGCAAAACAAGGAGAAGTAACTGCATTAATCGGCCCATCCGGTGGAGGTAAAAGTACTGTATCTAAATTAGCAGCTAAATTTTGGGATCCTGATAAAGGTAGTGTGTCTTTAGGTGGAGTAGATTTAGCTAATGTTGATTCAGAAAAGATCTTAGAAAATTATTCTATTGTTTTCCAAGATGTAGTGCTTTTTAATGATACTGTTATGGAAAACATTAGAATTGGTAAAAAAGATGCCAGTGATGAAGAAGTATTTGAAGCTGCAAGAGCTGCTCAATGTGATGAATTTGTTTTAAAGTTACCAGAAGGCTATGATACTATAATTGGTGAAAATGGTGCATTACTTTCAGGTGGAGAAAGACAAAGAATTTCTATTGCAAGAGCTATTCTTAAAAATGCTCCAATAATTCTTTTAGATGAAGCTACTTCATTTTTAGATGTTGAAAACGAATCATTAATTCAAAAAGCATTATCAAGTCTTATTCAAAATAAAACAGTTATTATTATTGCACATCGTATGCGTACAATAGCTAATGCTGATAAAATTATTGTACTTGATAATGGTTTTATTGTTGAAGAGGGTTCTCCTGAAGAATTACTTGAAAATGAAGGAATATTTTATAAAATGGTTAATATACAAAACAAAAGCATTAATTGGAAAATTAATTAA
- a CDS encoding zinc ribbon domain-containing protein codes for MSNCGNPISEDDYICTNCGKKLKEN; via the coding sequence TTGTCCAATTGTGGAAATCCAATAAGTGAAGATGATTATATTTGCACTAATTGTGGTAAAAAATTAAAGGAAAATTAA
- a CDS encoding M48 family metalloprotease — MLANITIRLINAVEEYLASIGRSVIQSFSRQHELEANRLGMTIINWAGYDISGIPNFWRKMSQTSSHEFDFFSTYPADSKRIKNIENLLKEIKTNNNLF, encoded by the coding sequence ATTTTAGCTAATATAACTATTAGATTAATAAATGCTGTTGAAGAGTATTTAGCAAGTATTGGCAGGTCTGTAATACAATCTTTTTCAAGACAACATGAACTTGAAGCAAATAGGCTGGGGATGACAATTATTAATTGGGCAGGATACGATATATCTGGAATTCCTAATTTTTGGAGAAAAATGAGTCAAACATCATCTCATGAGTTCGATTTCTTTTCAACATATCCTGCAGATTCTAAACGTATTAAAAATATCGAGAATTTATTAAAAGAAATTAAAACAAATAATAATTTATTTTAA
- a CDS encoding zinc ribbon domain-containing protein: MKCSKCGNENKDTANFCKVCGNKLYSKNTETKSSYNQKLIIIALILVIIILIAAISFLTVNNNPDTSDDVNIKSADSIEDGAAESEEVTHTPTKTSSVESHEKSWQLIGSYSGSGSGFETISVPPGKIKVEVSAYPIKNYATNHVYVSGSNGKEIGVDWGSKSAVKTRSDSVTYTSDTSETFSIDYYETVSWEVNFYIYE; encoded by the coding sequence ATGAAATGCAGTAAATGTGGTAATGAAAATAAGGACACAGCTAATTTTTGTAAAGTGTGTGGAAATAAATTATATTCTAAAAACACTGAAACTAAATCTAGTTATAATCAAAAACTTATTATAATAGCTTTAATATTAGTGATTATTATTTTAATTGCTGCTATTTCCTTTTTAACTGTTAATAATAATCCAGATACTTCAGATGATGTTAATATTAAAAGTGCAGATAGTATTGAAGATGGAGCTGCTGAAAGTGAGGAAGTCACACATACTCCAACAAAAACATCTTCTGTTGAATCTCATGAAAAGTCTTGGCAGTTAATTGGTAGCTATTCAGGATCAGGTTCAGGTTTTGAAACAATTTCTGTACCTCCAGGTAAAATTAAAGTAGAAGTTTCTGCTTATCCTATTAAAAATTATGCTACTAATCATGTATATGTTTCAGGTTCTAATGGTAAGGAAATTGGTGTTGATTGGGGTTCAAAAAGTGCTGTTAAAACTAGATCTGATTCTGTTACTTATACTTCAGATACTAGTGAAACCTTTAGTATAGATTATTATGAAACTGTAAGTTGGGAAGTTAACTTCTATATTTATGAATAA
- a CDS encoding heavy metal-binding domain-containing protein, which translates to MVNFEKFPISSANYIAGYKVVENKGFVYGLTVRSRGIGGDIGAGVKSIFGGEIKQYVKMMEESRDESIERCITHAKELGANAIVSLRMDSDSISTNMQEVLAYGTAVVIEKE; encoded by the coding sequence ATGGTAAATTTTGAAAAATTTCCGATTTCTAGTGCAAATTACATTGCTGGGTATAAAGTTGTTGAAAATAAAGGATTTGTATATGGTTTAACTGTTCGAAGCCGGGGTATTGGTGGAGATATAGGAGCTGGTGTTAAATCTATTTTTGGTGGAGAAATCAAACAATATGTTAAAATGATGGAAGAATCAAGAGATGAATCTATTGAACGATGTATTACCCATGCAAAAGAATTAGGTGCAAATGCAATAGTTTCTTTAAGAATGGATTCAGATAGTATTTCTACAAATATGCAAGAAGTTTTAGCATATGGTACTGCTGTTGTTATTGAAAAAGAATAA